In Bos indicus x Bos taurus breed Angus x Brahman F1 hybrid unplaced genomic scaffold, Bos_hybrid_MaternalHap_v2.0 tig00001344_arrow_arrow_obj, whole genome shotgun sequence, one DNA window encodes the following:
- the LOC113888726 gene encoding pre-mRNA-processing factor 17-like, translating into LGSLVLGQCISRFTNRKVPYCVKFNPDEDKQNLFVAGMSDKKIVQWDIRSGEIVQEYDRHLGAVNTIVFVDENRRFVSTSDDKSLRVWEWDIPVDFKYIAEPSMHSMPAVTLSPNGKWLACQSMDNQILIFGAQNRFRLNKKKIFKGHMVAGYACQVDFSPDMSYVISGDGNGKLNIWDWKTTKLYSRFKAHDKVCIGAVWHPHETSKVITCGWDGLIKLWD; encoded by the exons CTTGGGTCTTTGGTTTTAGGACAGTGTATATCAAGATTTACAAACCGAAAAGTACCCTATTGTGTCAAATTTAATCCTGATGAAGATAAGCAAAATCTGTTTGTGGCTGGGATGTCTGATAAGAAGATTGTGCAA TGGGACATTCGAAGTGGAGAAATTGTGCAGGAATATGATCGGCATTTGGGAGCTGTCAACACCATTGTTTTTGTCGATGAGAATAGGAGATTTGTAAGCACATCTGATGATAAGAGCCTAAGAGTTTGGGAATG ggaTATCCCTGTGGATTTCAAGTATATAGCAGAACCCAGTATGCACTCAATGCCTGCAGTGACTTTGTCTCCAAATG GGAAATGGCTAGCGTGCCAATCAATGGACAACCAAATCTTAATTTTTGGAGCACAGAACAGATTTAGATTgaataagaagaaaatttttaaggGCCATATGGTAGCAGGCTATGCTTGTCAAGTAGACTTTTCACCAGACATGAG CTATGTGATTTcaggagatggaaatggaaaGTTAAACATCTGGGACTGGAAGACCACAAAACTCTACAGTAGATTTAAAGCTCACGATAAAGTGTGTATAGGTGCAGTGTGGCATCCTCATGAAACATCTAAAGTCATAACTTGTGGTTGGGATGGTCTCATTAAATTGTGGGATTAA